From the Haliaeetus albicilla chromosome 19, bHalAlb1.1, whole genome shotgun sequence genome, the window TGGACCTTGGAAAGGGAACAGAAATCTAAACTCAGCCATTGAGCTGAATATTTAACAAGTCTTATTCTGGGTAGTCTAAAACAACTCTTTCACCTCCTAAAGCATAAAAGTTTTATGATGTGATACTTAATCTACTGGCTGCATTCAGCCAGTGAAACCTACTTGAAGCCTCTGTAGGTTAAACTGAGTTTTAAAGTTTAACAGGAATTACtgttttaacatatttttctgGGAGTGGTTATTGACTGCAGTTTCCAATAGGAAACTGAAAGAATCTGTCAATTTGCACCTAGTAACAAAGCAAGCTACCTCAAAAGCTTTTCTGAtggactttttttaaatgcaaaaagttTAAGCTGGGGTAAAAAAAATTGGTGCCAGAATTTCCTGCTGATAAGAAATGTCAGGCTCAATCACTTACATGTGCTTAATCAAGCAGATGTTTATTTTGGCAGCTAATCTTACCAGTTTGCATCTAGAAAATATCATTTGCAAATGCTCACATATGGCTTTCTTTAAATAGTATTGATTTGTCCTCTGAGGGTCAGAGAGACCCAATTTTTGTTTACATTGATAGAAATGTCATACTAATTCTACATGCTTTGTGCTGATTCTTTGTCTTGTGTTTCACCACCCCACTAATACTTTCTTGCCATCCTTTGGGAGTTGTTTTGCTTGCTACATCTTGCTCTCACCAGCTAGCAGCTGTAATGCTTAGGCTGGCAGTTCCCAAGCTTAGGAGGAAAGGATTGGGCATAAATGGAGTCTTTTAGTGCAGAAATCTTTGCTCTCTATGCTCCAGCACACTTGCTACCTAAATTCTGGGCAGAATGGTCTACAGGCTCAGCCACTTGATGTAGTTTGAAGAAGTAtctgcttttgcaaaagcagaaaatgcagaGTTTCTTTTGGTTAGAGAGGCTGTCAAGTTAGGCAGCTGAAGTGTAGACTTGTACCTCCATGACTGATGAAATAATTCAGTGTTTCCTGATGGAAGAGCAGGGTAGGAAAGCATTTAAAGCCTTATGACAGATTATTATGATGCCTTTTAATACCCATTCTCCTAGAGGCAGCATGCTTCAAGAATTCTCAGATGTTGATAAATCACTAGTTCCAGCTGTCCCTAACTGCAGCACTCTTCATCTGAAGATAAGTTGATAACTGTGGCTCTGAGCCAGTTTTAACATGTGTCTTACAGTTTGAGATGGCTTTATCCTGCCCATTTTCTGAAACTTGTGAAACTGCAGTAGGGGACATGTTAATTGTTGTAAATTGAAGTTTTTATTTATCAATGCATTCCCCCACAAGTCTTGATgtgtttgctttgaaaattaagCACAGCCCTTTATTTGCTTGGAAGACCTCAGTAAAGAAACTTAAACCTTGGCAAAAGCTACAAATGCTATTTCTGGAGCAACTAATTTTATACCTTGCTGCTGAGGTCTCAACTAGCCTGTATACTTGTCTCCATTTTTCTCCTCCCTAGGAGTTTACATCCTTATTGGAGCTGGTGCACTTATGATGCTGGTTGGTTTCTTGGGATGCTGTGGTGCATTGCAGGAATCTCAGTGTATGCTTGGCCTGGTAAGTGTTCAGAGTAGCTTTTCAATTTTTAGCAGCACaatgagaaaggaaggaaaatattgcTGTGCAGTTCAAGGGCAGCAGATGCTGATTGTTTTGGATCCACAATGTTTAAAATCATGGTCACCTACATAATGCTACACTGTTAGATGTAGCTTCCACTTCTGGCCCTGAATCCAAATGTGCCTGTTGTATTTGAATGTAGGATGACTTCAGGCGTTAGGGACGTATTCAGACATTGAAGTATCAAGACTGGGAGCATGTGTGAACACAGAACTAAAATGTTGATAAGAGTAATGCTGTTTATTAAACAGTTTGTCCTGAACTCTGAAGGCTGTGCAATCTTTAATCTTTGAGACTAGAACTGTGGTATTTGATCCTTGAAACAACAAGCCTCTACTGTTCATAATCACAGGATGAGCTCTTCTAGTTGACAACTGCTCTGCAAGCCAATTATTGGAGAGCAACCTCATTGTTTTCAGACTGGAGGGGCCAGTAGAGCTTACTGGGTTCATGCACATCTGTACACTTGTGGAACTACTCAGCCAAATAACCAGAAGACTTAGTTAATAAAAGACTACTACTATAGCTGGTGAAAGAACAATTCCCCTTCTGTGTCATGGAAGAAGTTAATTTTGTGCATTTCTTGCAAAATAATGCTTCTAGCCCTTTGTTGTAATTCTGAACATCCCTCTTTAAAGTGCCTTTAAATGGTAGTGGTGTTTTGGACCTGGTAGTCAATTAAATGCTGAGATGACACTTGTGTATCgcataaaatagaaataaaacaaagtgacCATTAGCTCTCTGGGAGTTGGAGGCAAGCTGGGTATTAAGTAATGACTCCTAAAGCAATAGGAGTGACAAACCAGAGAAAAGAAGTGGTGTCAGCTGTTGTGATGTGTCTGAGTGACCTGGGCAACTTCAAAGTTTGAGTTAACAGATGATTGGTTTTAATTAACACTGATCAAAAAGGAGGACTTCTGCTTGGAAAACACTGCCAGGCTTTCTGATGCTCCTGGGAAGAAGTGCTGACCCAGTGCAGTGTGTCCTCTTTCCTAGTCTTACCAGTGTTTCAGACCTCCAACTGGAGTCTGGTTGAGTGACAGTTCCCACaaggctgggtgctggggactGGACAAGCCTGCAGTATGTATGTGTAAAGCTGTTTTGTGGTGCTATGGTCTTAACTAACGATGTGGTCTTTCTTTTCtagttcttcctcttcctttttgtgaTTTTTGCCCTTGAAATTGCTGCTGCTATCTGGGGATTTGCAAATAAAGAACAGGTAGGTTGCTCTTAAAAGTTGgcagggtggtgaggcactggaacaggttgcccagagaagctgtggctgccccatccctggcagtgtccaaggccaggttggatggggcttggagcaacctgatctagtggaaggtgtccctgcccatggccggggggttggactagatgacctttaaaagtcccttctgacccaaaccattctgtgattctatgacagTGCCCACAGAAAGTTAGCAGTCTACTGAAATCTATAGCAGTACTAGTCAAATCCTGATTACCCAGGGAGTttgggggagaggaagaagatgCATTAGagcaaaacaatacaaaaaattaatatttaaaaatgagactGTAGCAGAGAAACCAGAATCCAAGATGCTGTTGCATGCTAGAGATACCCTCCTGGCTGAGCTGTGAAGTGAAGCAGACAATCAGTGAAGCTTTACCACTTCTATATATGAGCTGGGTCAGCTATGGGCTGAATGTTTCTGCATCTAAACCATGACTGACCTGGGCTGTCCCCTCAGAAGCAGTCAAGATTCTgtcttatttcaaaataaggtGCTTGGTGATCAGGGTTGCTTTTCTGCTTGTATTATACAGCAGGGGAATATAGCAGTTTCTGGGGTACAGAAATTAATAGGGAATATTTTTGTGTAACCAGTGGGCAAAGACTTGGTTCTGTCACTCCTCCTAGAACCTCAGAACTTTGGAAGGGAAAACTGAATCTTATCTGTTTAGATGTGGCTTTTAAGGTGAGTGTACCAGTTAGGCTCACCCGTTTGGGTGAGAAATGCTGTCCACCCTCTGTTTCCACCCTCTATTTCTACATGTCAAAGGGATAGGTATCATAGGTGGCAGAATTTTTAATGCCTAGCTCAAAACTAGTTCTCCATAATTGATATTAAGGTAAGACAGTAATACACCACAACTCTTTGCTATCTTGTAGGTTATTGAAGAGTTAAAGGACTTCTACAAGGAAACCTATACAAAGAGATCTCAACCAGCTGCCCGAGAGACACTGAAAGCATTTCAGTTAGCTGTAAGTACATGGTTATAATTAAACCGGACAGTAATGCAGCTTGTTCACACTGTTCCTCATGTCATCCAGTCCCCTGTATAAGTGTAGTACCTTACTAACGAGAAGAAACCAAAGGAGCATTAGTAATAAATTGCAGAGAAGATCTTTTTGTATAGTATCAGTGAATTCAGTATGCCTTTTTGTCCCTCTGAACCTCTGAAATGCATAGAACTagttcttgttttcctgaaCAAACTTGGAAGTAACCTGGGAAACTGTAGACCTGTGGTATTGATCTAGAGGCACCATAGTCTGCACACCTGCATGTCTATGAGGAGTTCCTCTTTGTGTCTGTACAAGCTGTCACCAAAATTAATGTGTGTAGACTTAATGAGATCTAGCTCCTCCTTTCAGAATCTTGTCCTTTaataaaggctttttaaaatcaggtttATAGCAGTTACATTGGCAGGACTTCTAAGTAAGTTTGCATAAGGTCTGTAATAAAACCTAATGtaatctatttttcctttttaccaAATAAATACAGAGCAAAAATAAGGATTACTTAACCTGcctctttctcctgttttctcttGTAGCTAGACTGCTGTGGTCTTACAGGATTTCTTGAGCAGCAGTTCATGGACACCTGTCCAAAGAAGACTGCAGTGGAGTCGTTTACTGTAATGGTAAAGCATGACTTAATTTAACAACAGCTCTGCCCAATGAGTAGAATGAGAAACATGTTTCTGACCATTCCAGTCCATGGGAAATTCCCATGTGACACTTAGCAGCCTATCTCTATAATCAATCTGGCTGTGGAAAATGAACATACTGTTACTGTGGAAAGAACAAGCAGGGTCAGCAGGAAATCTGAACTTGCACAGGAAACGTGCAGTCTGTGTGTCACTAGACTCACTGGCGTGGTGGACAGCATAAGGCCAAAACTTCaccaaaaaaaatgcagcacGGGAGTTGTTGCCTCCTCTCTTGGCTAGGGAGAAGTAGAGCACAGGGTGGGAGCAGGTCTGAAGTTTTAGCAAGGAAATGAGGGGGATAATGCATTGATGGCCTGTTTAGGTGAGTATGTCACTGTGAAGCCAGTTCTCTGAATTGGATTCCCCTGTTGAAATACTGCTGCAAAGGTGCCTGTATGCCACAGATACAGGAGAGACATCTTGTATAGTTCTGAACTaccccttttcctctttcttacaactgtCTTATGCTCTTGCTTCATGGTCCAAGACCTCACATATGAGTCTTCTCACAGTAACTAAGGTTCTTGCAATGCAGGAATTCAGTTAATGACTTGAGTTTTTTCACATTActtgtgcttttcctttcactaCAGATGATTTTGTGTCTGCAAGTATCTGACCACATGAGATGTTTCAATGTGTATTTAGACTGTATCTTTAGTCCCATCCATGCAATCTGCTATGAGTTAGACTATATGGGAGTACCTGAGATGGCATGCAGGttttattgtttgcttttattctaAATGTGTTTTAGTTTCATCTGTTGACTTCATGTGTGATGTGTTTATGGCCTAGTCCCAACTGTAGAAAAACAGTAGATAAGACTGAGATTAGAGGGATGTAATGATGTGGCTGATCTGTGTGCCTATAAGCAAGTCTGAATTGATATTCTGATTTAACTGGTTAATTCTTGTCAGTATATCCCGTTAATCCTCGATTCAGTCTTTCCTTCTGGACTGGAGAAGGAACAACTAGagaaaaaagtagttttcagCAGTTCACTGTAGTCTGCTGCTGGAATAAGGACAGGAGTTGAGATGAGACTTTGGCCAGCTACCAGGCTCCTAAAGATTGTCCTTCTGTAAAACttccttgttctttttcatGGCTACCATGTGTCCTTGCTGGGGAAAGGACCCTACTTAACTCTTTTCTCAGTTACAATGGTAATTCATTGTCCTGGGAGCTTCAGACTGGCACCTCTATGAATCTACCCATAGCCTAGCATGTATGCATGCAGCTCGCGGAATCCTGCCGTTCCCATGTACTGTGTGTTCATAAAGTGTCTGCAAAATTACGATAGGAATTGGAAATATCAAGAACAGTTTCAAATCTATTTTGAGAAGGGCTGAGCAATAT encodes:
- the CD9 gene encoding CD9 antigen, coding for MPVKGGTKCIKYLLFGFNFIFWLAGTAVLAIGLWLRFDSQTKSIFELESNNTTFYTGVYILIGAGALMMLVGFLGCCGALQESQCMLGLFFLFLFVIFALEIAAAIWGFANKEQVIEELKDFYKETYTKRSQPAARETLKAFQLALDCCGLTGFLEQQFMDTCPKKTAVESFTVMSCPAAIDDVFNSKLNVIGAVGLGIAVIMIFGMIFSMVLCCAIRRNREMV